The following coding sequences lie in one Paraburkholderia largidicola genomic window:
- a CDS encoding alpha/beta fold hydrolase has product MTNPAAGISVTHHRTAVIEGIKLFYREAGPADGDTIVLLHGFPTSSHMFRNLIPALADRYRVIAPDYPGYGQSDMPSHADFPYTFDRIASLVDGLLEHLGAKTYAMYVMDYGAPVGWRIALKHPERVTGFIVQNGNAYDEGLKEFWDPIKQYWKDESDASRQALQKLLTLDTTIFQYTDGVSDRTRVAPDNWIHDQALLDRPGNNDVQLDLLFDYRTNLPLYPTVQAYFREHRPPMLIVWGKNDFIFPEDGAHPYKRDLPDVELHLIDTGHFALEDKADEMIPLIRDFLARRVASR; this is encoded by the coding sequence ATGACTAACCCTGCGGCTGGTATTTCCGTCACACATCACCGAACTGCTGTAATCGAGGGAATCAAACTTTTCTATCGTGAAGCTGGGCCGGCCGATGGCGACACCATCGTGTTGTTGCACGGTTTTCCAACTTCCTCACACATGTTCAGGAATCTGATCCCCGCACTTGCGGACAGGTATCGCGTCATCGCGCCGGACTATCCTGGGTATGGTCAGAGCGATATGCCGTCTCACGCCGATTTTCCTTACACGTTCGACCGGATTGCATCGTTGGTGGATGGTCTTCTTGAGCATCTGGGTGCCAAAACATACGCGATGTATGTCATGGACTATGGCGCACCCGTTGGATGGCGCATCGCGCTAAAGCACCCGGAGCGCGTCACGGGCTTTATTGTGCAGAATGGCAATGCCTATGATGAAGGACTCAAAGAATTCTGGGACCCAATCAAACAATACTGGAAGGATGAATCCGACGCGAGCCGGCAGGCCTTGCAGAAGCTACTGACGCTCGATACGACTATCTTCCAGTACACCGATGGGGTGAGCGACCGCACGCGCGTGGCACCGGACAACTGGATCCACGACCAGGCGTTGCTAGATCGTCCGGGAAACAACGATGTCCAGTTGGACCTGCTTTTCGACTATCGAACCAATTTGCCTCTCTACCCGACCGTTCAGGCCTATTTCAGGGAGCATCGACCTCCGATGCTGATCGTGTGGGGCAAGAATGATTTCATTTTTCCGGAAGATGGCGCGCATCCCTATAAGCGCGACCTTCCGGACGTCGAACTTCATTTGATTGATACGGGCCATTTCGCACTGGAGGACAAGGCCGACGAGATGATTCCATTGATACGGGATTTCCTCGCAAGGCGTGTCGCTTCGCGCTAA
- a CDS encoding ATP-dependent Clp protease ATP-binding subunit has product MARNMCDICGVRPASVRVTIAQDGKRRDLDVCDYHYNQLTRHQRYVSPLESLFGGMFDEPSGFGGREQAPSDRMVAPAQQEGPGIDARFSDQAKEILQRSAERAVQFGSREVDTEHLLYELPDSDVVAALLKRFKISTDELRAYIDEHAPRSENTDSADGAQLGVSPRVKSALDWAFIISRELGHSYVGPEHILLGLAEVPESFAGTLLAKYGLTPQALRQQAVRLVGKGAEEGRVETASSTPKLDEHGRDLTKLAREGKLDPVIGRSKEIETTIEVLARRKKNNPVLIGEPGVGKTAILEGLAQRIVHGDVPEELRDKRLIELNVNSLVAGSKYRGEFEERVKQIMGEIVANRDELLIFIDEVHTIVGAGQGGNEGGLDIANTFKPAMARGELNLIGATTLAEYQKYIEKDAALERRFQPVLVPEPTVDQTVNILRGLRDRLEAHHKVTIQDQAFVAAAELSDRYISGRFLPDKAIDLIDQAAARVRLSTTSRPTDIHEREAEIEQLKREQSYATSRKQFDRAKELEAKASEQEAELAKATEAWKRKLGSSTAEVTVEHVAEIISKLTGVPVTELTEEEKSKLLKMEERLHERVIGQEEAIRAVSDAVRLARAGLQQGNRPIANLLFLGPTGVGKTELAKALAEVLFGDEDAIVRIDMSEYMERHAVARLIGAPPGYVGYEEGGQLTERVRRRPYCVILLDEIEKAHADVYNVLLQVFDDGRLTDGKGRVVDFTNTLIIATSNLASDVIMDGAKTPPGFASSHEPNPDVRTAVMAVLQQHFRPEFLNRLDEIIIFEALSKAQIREIVMLQLERVRRTASAQDIELVFEDSLVDHLAATGYKPRFGARELRRQIRQGLETALAKQMLGGDVKEGDRMTCAWDEAQGKVVLTATPAASKDVTANAAPKAAASSGKTKARKPRRSAKAAAEERSEARLDEALDDSFPASDPPAFIEDGLAH; this is encoded by the coding sequence ATGGCCCGGAATATGTGTGACATTTGCGGGGTGCGCCCCGCATCCGTACGCGTCACGATTGCGCAGGACGGCAAGCGTCGCGATCTCGACGTGTGCGATTACCACTACAACCAGTTGACTCGTCATCAGCGTTACGTTTCGCCGCTCGAATCGCTGTTCGGCGGGATGTTCGACGAGCCTTCAGGCTTCGGCGGGCGCGAACAGGCCCCCAGTGACCGCATGGTCGCGCCTGCGCAGCAGGAAGGCCCCGGCATCGACGCGCGCTTCAGCGATCAGGCGAAAGAGATTCTGCAGCGCTCGGCTGAGCGTGCCGTGCAATTCGGCAGCCGCGAAGTCGATACGGAACACCTGCTGTACGAATTGCCCGACAGCGACGTCGTCGCGGCGTTGCTCAAGCGCTTCAAGATTTCGACGGATGAACTGCGCGCCTACATCGACGAGCATGCGCCCCGCAGTGAAAACACCGACTCGGCCGACGGCGCGCAACTCGGCGTATCGCCGCGTGTGAAGAGCGCGCTGGATTGGGCGTTCATCATCTCGCGCGAACTGGGTCACAGCTATGTCGGCCCCGAGCACATTCTGCTCGGCCTCGCCGAAGTACCGGAAAGTTTCGCGGGCACGCTGCTCGCGAAGTATGGCCTGACGCCGCAGGCGTTGCGTCAGCAGGCGGTGAGGCTCGTCGGCAAGGGCGCGGAAGAGGGCCGTGTCGAGACGGCGTCGTCGACGCCGAAGCTCGACGAGCATGGCCGTGATCTGACGAAGCTCGCGCGCGAAGGCAAGCTCGATCCCGTGATCGGCCGGTCGAAAGAAATTGAAACGACAATCGAGGTGCTTGCCCGTCGAAAGAAGAACAACCCGGTGCTGATCGGCGAGCCGGGAGTCGGCAAGACCGCGATTCTCGAAGGGCTCGCGCAGCGCATCGTTCATGGCGACGTGCCTGAAGAGCTGCGCGACAAGCGTCTTATCGAGCTCAACGTCAACTCGCTCGTCGCGGGCTCGAAGTATCGCGGCGAATTCGAAGAGCGCGTCAAACAGATCATGGGCGAGATCGTCGCGAACCGCGACGAGCTGCTGATTTTCATCGACGAGGTGCATACCATCGTCGGTGCCGGACAAGGCGGAAACGAAGGCGGTCTCGACATCGCGAACACGTTCAAGCCCGCGATGGCGCGGGGCGAGCTGAACCTGATCGGCGCAACGACGCTGGCCGAATACCAGAAGTACATCGAGAAGGACGCGGCGCTCGAACGGCGTTTCCAGCCTGTGCTGGTGCCCGAGCCGACTGTCGACCAGACCGTCAATATTCTGCGCGGCCTGCGCGACCGTCTCGAAGCGCACCACAAGGTGACGATCCAGGATCAGGCGTTCGTCGCGGCGGCCGAGCTGTCGGACCGTTACATCAGTGGCCGTTTTCTGCCCGACAAGGCGATCGATCTGATCGACCAGGCGGCAGCGCGCGTGCGACTTTCGACCACGTCGCGGCCAACGGACATTCACGAGCGCGAAGCGGAGATCGAGCAACTCAAGCGTGAGCAGAGTTACGCGACGTCGCGCAAGCAGTTCGACCGCGCGAAGGAACTCGAAGCGAAAGCCAGCGAGCAGGAGGCTGAGCTTGCGAAAGCGACGGAAGCATGGAAGCGCAAGCTCGGTTCGAGCACGGCCGAAGTCACGGTCGAACATGTGGCCGAGATCATCTCGAAGCTCACGGGCGTGCCCGTCACCGAGCTGACGGAGGAAGAAAAGTCGAAGCTGCTCAAAATGGAAGAGCGGCTGCACGAACGCGTGATCGGCCAGGAAGAGGCGATCCGCGCCGTCAGCGACGCCGTGAGACTCGCGCGCGCCGGTCTGCAACAGGGCAACCGGCCGATCGCGAACCTGCTGTTCCTCGGACCGACGGGCGTCGGCAAGACGGAGCTTGCCAAGGCGCTCGCCGAAGTACTGTTCGGCGACGAGGACGCGATCGTCCGCATCGACATGAGCGAGTACATGGAGCGTCACGCCGTCGCTCGGCTGATCGGTGCGCCGCCCGGTTACGTCGGTTATGAGGAAGGCGGCCAGCTGACCGAGCGTGTGCGGCGGCGGCCTTACTGCGTGATCCTGCTCGACGAGATCGAGAAGGCGCATGCCGACGTCTACAACGTGCTGCTGCAGGTCTTCGACGATGGACGTCTGACGGACGGCAAGGGGCGCGTGGTCGATTTCACGAACACGCTCATCATCGCGACGAGCAATCTGGCGAGCGACGTGATCATGGACGGCGCCAAGACGCCGCCGGGCTTCGCATCGTCGCACGAGCCGAATCCGGATGTGCGCACGGCGGTGATGGCGGTGCTTCAGCAGCACTTCCGGCCGGAATTCCTGAACCGTCTCGACGAAATCATCATCTTCGAGGCGCTGTCGAAAGCGCAGATCCGCGAGATCGTCATGCTGCAACTCGAACGCGTGCGTCGCACGGCGAGCGCGCAGGACATCGAGCTTGTCTTCGAAGACAGCCTCGTCGATCATCTCGCCGCGACCGGTTACAAGCCGCGTTTCGGCGCGCGTGAACTCAGGCGGCAGATTCGCCAGGGGCTCGAAACCGCGCTCGCGAAGCAGATGCTGGGCGGCGACGTCAAGGAAGGCGACCGCATGACGTGCGCGTGGGACGAGGCACAGGGCAAGGTCGTTCTGACGGCGACCCCGGCTGCGTCGAAAGACGTCACCGCGAACGCTGCGCCGAAGGCCGCCGCGAGCAGCGGCAAGACCAAGGCCAGGAAGCCGCGCCGAAGCGCGAAGGCAGCCGCCGAAGAGCGCTCCGAAGCGCGCCTCGACGAAGCGCTCGACGACTCGTTCCCGGCGAGCGATCCGCCCGCTTTCATCGAGGACGGTCTGGCGCACTGA
- a CDS encoding quaternary amine ABC transporter ATP-binding protein — protein MTPNLTFAPDSMVHPGTFGADDVSAAAKPVAISGTDILTVKNLSKIFGPKPERAAGLIRQGLGRNEIFEQTGNMVAVNDVSLSVKAGEIFVVMGLSGSGKSTLVRLLNRLIEPTSGQVILEGRDIAPMSTPELRDVRRKKMAMVFQSFALLPNRTVLDNIAYGLEVAGLKKAERYDIARAALTRVGLGSYEKLLPGELSGGMQQRVGLARALAVNPSVLLMDEAFSALDPLIRFEMQSELLRLQKEEQRTIVFISHDIEEAIKIGGRIGIMKDGCLIQVGTPAELIQSPADAYVRDFFRNVDVSRFLKASSLMTTVERGLISCDVAAPSERYLNQLIDSGVECGYVCDEAGRYQGCVTPASLHKTGGHSIREAFVNDVNAVPLDTDLHQLATIALSQQHDVPVTDTAGRLAGVVSCRTILKQVMERRAA, from the coding sequence ATGACGCCAAACCTGACATTCGCGCCGGACAGCATGGTCCATCCGGGTACCTTCGGAGCGGACGACGTTTCCGCAGCGGCGAAGCCTGTCGCTATCTCCGGGACCGATATTCTCACGGTCAAGAACCTGTCGAAGATCTTCGGACCCAAGCCCGAGCGTGCCGCTGGACTGATCAGGCAAGGTCTCGGCCGGAATGAAATCTTCGAGCAGACGGGCAACATGGTTGCCGTCAACGATGTGAGCCTCAGCGTGAAGGCGGGCGAAATTTTCGTCGTCATGGGCCTGTCCGGTTCGGGCAAGTCGACGCTGGTGCGCCTTCTGAACCGTCTGATCGAGCCGACGTCGGGCCAGGTCATTCTCGAAGGCCGCGACATCGCGCCGATGTCGACGCCGGAACTGCGCGACGTGCGCCGCAAGAAGATGGCGATGGTGTTCCAGTCCTTCGCGCTGCTGCCGAACCGCACGGTGCTCGACAACATCGCCTATGGACTCGAAGTCGCGGGCCTCAAGAAGGCCGAGCGCTACGACATCGCACGCGCCGCGCTAACGCGGGTCGGCCTTGGCTCGTATGAAAAGCTGCTGCCGGGCGAACTCTCCGGCGGCATGCAGCAACGCGTCGGCCTCGCTCGCGCGCTCGCCGTGAATCCTTCCGTGCTGTTGATGGACGAAGCCTTCTCGGCGCTCGATCCGCTGATCCGCTTCGAAATGCAAAGCGAACTCCTGCGGCTTCAGAAAGAAGAGCAGCGCACCATCGTGTTCATTTCTCATGACATCGAAGAAGCGATCAAGATTGGCGGCCGCATCGGCATCATGAAAGATGGCTGCCTGATTCAGGTCGGCACACCGGCTGAACTGATCCAGTCGCCCGCCGATGCCTACGTGCGCGACTTCTTCCGCAATGTCGACGTGTCGCGCTTCCTGAAGGCGTCGAGCCTGATGACGACGGTCGAGCGCGGACTGATTTCCTGCGACGTCGCTGCGCCTTCGGAGCGCTACCTGAATCAGCTCATCGACAGCGGCGTCGAATGCGGCTACGTGTGCGACGAAGCGGGTCGATATCAGGGCTGCGTCACGCCGGCTTCGCTGCACAAGACAGGCGGGCATTCGATCAGGGAAGCGTTCGTGAACGACGTGAACGCTGTTCCGCTGGATACGGATCTGCATCAACTGGCCACGATCGCCTTGAGCCAGCAGCACGACGTACCCGTCACCGACACAGCCGGCAGGCTCGCAGGCGTCGTGTCCTGCCGGACGATTCTCAAGCAGGTCATGGAACGGAGAGCAGCATGA
- a CDS encoding response regulator transcription factor — MCNNPIVSIIDDDESVRVATSSLVRSLGWKARLYASAEQFMTSGNLGDETCIISDVRMPGISGIDMYRQLVGRGVATPIIFISAFATDKTRRQAFDAGAVCMLSKPVDVTDVTRCLESVRTHTSRASAAQPPAGAR; from the coding sequence GTGTGCAATAACCCGATTGTCTCCATCATCGACGACGACGAGTCCGTGCGCGTCGCGACATCCAGCCTCGTGCGGTCGCTTGGCTGGAAGGCCCGGCTCTATGCGTCGGCAGAGCAGTTCATGACGTCCGGCAACCTCGGCGACGAGACCTGCATCATTTCGGACGTGCGGATGCCGGGCATTTCCGGCATCGACATGTACCGGCAACTCGTCGGGCGCGGCGTGGCGACGCCGATCATTTTCATCTCCGCCTTCGCGACCGACAAAACCCGCAGGCAGGCTTTCGACGCGGGCGCCGTCTGCATGCTCAGCAAGCCCGTTGACGTGACGGACGTGACACGCTGCCTCGAATCGGTGCGAACGCACACCTCCCGCGCTTCTGCCGCGCAACCGCCGGCGGGAGCGCGATGA
- a CDS encoding general stress protein, with translation MTQETENTVLAVFTHHAEADAAVKALAEHGFDMTKLSIVGKGYHSEEHAVGFYTAGDRIRTWGATGALWGGIWGLLAGPALFLVPGVGLVALAGPFVAALVSAVEGAVIGGGVTVLGAALAHIGVPKNDVVKYETVVKADGFVLIAHGTEEDIERAKTILDETRQQSPAPAQAQA, from the coding sequence ATGACACAGGAAACTGAAAACACAGTGCTGGCTGTCTTCACCCACCATGCGGAAGCGGACGCCGCCGTCAAGGCGCTCGCGGAACACGGCTTCGATATGACGAAGCTGTCTATCGTGGGCAAGGGTTACCACTCCGAGGAACACGCGGTCGGCTTCTATACAGCTGGCGACAGGATCAGGACATGGGGCGCGACAGGCGCGCTCTGGGGCGGCATCTGGGGCCTGCTGGCCGGTCCCGCGTTGTTCCTCGTGCCCGGCGTCGGGCTCGTCGCGCTGGCGGGCCCGTTCGTCGCGGCCCTGGTGTCGGCCGTGGAAGGCGCGGTGATCGGCGGCGGCGTGACGGTGCTCGGCGCGGCGCTCGCGCACATCGGCGTGCCGAAGAACGACGTCGTCAAATACGAAACGGTGGTCAAGGCCGATGGGTTCGTGCTGATCGCGCACGGCACCGAAGAAGACATCGAGCGCGCCAAAACCATTCTCGACGAGACGAGGCAGCAATCCCCCGCGCCGGCGCAAGCACAGGCGTAA
- a CDS encoding ABC transporter permease: MNSSVIGKFAENAVNFLFQHFRGGFDAFSAALGAVIKLLEDGLAAVPFVAMLVLLVAFALWRRGVVFSVFVGIALLAIHYMGLWAQTVSTLALVMAATVFSLVIGVPLGIWGARNKRVEMVLRSLLDFMQTMPAFVYLIPAVILFGLGRVPAVIATIVFSMPPVVRLTTLGIRQVREELLEAGRSFGSTDSQLLWKIQLPNALPSIMAGVNQTIMMALSMVVVASMIGAGGLGEYVLSGIQRLDIGIGFEGGLGVVLLAIVLDRLTESFGVKATKAKRTVRTTKPGTNAAVRT, encoded by the coding sequence ATGAACTCGTCAGTCATCGGGAAGTTTGCGGAAAACGCGGTCAACTTTCTCTTTCAGCATTTCCGCGGCGGCTTCGACGCTTTCTCTGCCGCATTGGGCGCAGTCATCAAGCTGCTGGAAGACGGACTCGCTGCCGTGCCGTTCGTTGCGATGCTCGTGCTGCTCGTCGCCTTCGCATTGTGGCGGCGTGGCGTCGTGTTCTCGGTGTTCGTCGGCATTGCGCTGCTGGCGATCCACTACATGGGACTGTGGGCGCAGACGGTGTCGACGCTGGCGCTGGTGATGGCGGCGACGGTCTTCAGCCTCGTGATCGGTGTGCCGCTGGGCATCTGGGGCGCGCGCAACAAACGCGTCGAAATGGTCCTGCGCTCGCTGCTCGATTTCATGCAGACGATGCCGGCATTCGTCTATCTGATCCCCGCTGTCATCCTGTTCGGCCTGGGCCGTGTCCCTGCCGTGATCGCCACCATCGTGTTTTCGATGCCGCCTGTGGTACGCCTCACTACCCTGGGCATCCGCCAGGTGCGCGAAGAACTGCTGGAAGCGGGCCGCTCGTTCGGCAGCACGGATTCGCAACTGCTCTGGAAAATCCAGTTGCCAAATGCGCTGCCGTCGATCATGGCCGGCGTGAACCAGACCATCATGATGGCGCTTTCGATGGTCGTGGTCGCGTCGATGATCGGCGCGGGCGGCCTGGGCGAATACGTGTTGAGCGGCATCCAGCGGCTCGATATCGGCATCGGATTCGAGGGCGGACTGGGCGTCGTGCTGCTCGCCATCGTGCTCGACCGTCTCACGGAGAGCTTCGGCGTGAAGGCGACGAAGGCGAAGCGCACCGTTCGAACCACGAAGCCTGGCACGAACGCGGCGGTGCGCACCTGA
- a CDS encoding PAS domain-containing sensor histidine kinase, with the protein MIFDALPILSVGRVKGTRALYPAAAAIALAVFVIDAFTMIDIAVAVLYATVVLLVASAGSRVTTANVAWGCVALTLLGFMLSHDGHYSDGSVARCVVSLLAIATTSILALRNQASNDTLRKQLEMLDLTHDAIIVYDIDDRVTFWNQGAERLYGWTAQEAMGQPLHELTQTRASTMPIDEIRSETLLHGGWHGELQRMRKDGETVFISSRCTLWRDDRGKPLAILATSNDITARKRMEEELQRQQDELRATIDAIPGMVWSSSRDGCPDYMNRRWNEYGVELADDVRDIWQSIVHPDDLPAMQAAWREAVATGSALETTARIRRKDGVYRWMHVGAEPLRDANGDIVRWYGVNTDIEEHKQTQQALERSEAFLSDAQRLSRTGSIATRVPECDMGWSDETYRIFDVPRHVTPSVELIAARTHPDDIDIVKRAHERALRGESHIDSEFRLLLTDGSVKHVHYVAHLSAPVSGKVEYVGALMDVTDRVTAQEALDRSTAELAHVTRVTMLGEMAASIAHEVTQPLAAIVTAGDAAARWLNRPRPDLDEVGLSIGHMTRDAKRATDIIRQIRAMAQKRDPSPMPLDLNALAREAIELLRRELEAHAIEVETGDLQHVLRVSVDRVQIQQVVINLMMNAVQAMSAVNDRVRRLKIVTHKVDDGHAQLSVEDTGSGISEENSHRLFSPFFTTRKEGMGIGLSICRSIVEAHGGRIWAESQEGAGTTMQFILPLDEPAKVES; encoded by the coding sequence ATGATTTTCGATGCCTTGCCAATCTTGTCCGTAGGCCGCGTCAAGGGCACGCGCGCGCTCTATCCGGCGGCCGCTGCGATCGCACTGGCCGTGTTCGTCATCGACGCGTTCACGATGATCGATATCGCCGTCGCCGTGCTGTACGCGACCGTGGTGTTGCTGGTCGCATCGGCGGGCTCGCGCGTGACGACGGCCAACGTCGCGTGGGGTTGCGTTGCGTTGACACTGCTGGGATTCATGTTGTCCCATGACGGGCACTATTCGGATGGCTCGGTGGCCCGCTGCGTGGTGAGTCTGCTCGCTATCGCGACCACCTCGATACTGGCGCTGCGAAACCAGGCGAGCAACGACACGCTGCGCAAGCAACTCGAAATGCTCGACCTCACGCATGACGCGATCATCGTCTACGACATCGACGACCGCGTCACGTTCTGGAACCAGGGCGCGGAGCGGCTGTACGGCTGGACCGCGCAAGAGGCGATGGGCCAGCCGCTGCACGAGCTGACGCAAACGCGGGCGTCGACGATGCCCATCGACGAGATTCGCAGCGAGACCCTGCTTCATGGCGGCTGGCACGGCGAACTGCAGCGCATGCGCAAGGACGGCGAGACGGTCTTCATCTCCAGCCGCTGTACGCTGTGGCGCGACGACCGAGGCAAGCCGCTCGCGATCCTCGCCACCAGCAACGACATTACGGCGCGCAAACGGATGGAAGAAGAACTGCAGCGCCAGCAGGACGAACTGCGCGCGACGATCGACGCCATACCCGGCATGGTCTGGAGTTCGTCGCGCGACGGCTGCCCCGATTACATGAACCGTCGCTGGAACGAGTACGGTGTGGAGCTTGCCGACGACGTCCGCGATATCTGGCAGTCGATCGTGCATCCCGACGACCTTCCCGCAATGCAGGCCGCGTGGCGTGAAGCCGTCGCCACGGGCAGCGCGCTCGAAACCACCGCGCGCATCAGACGCAAGGACGGCGTGTATCGCTGGATGCACGTTGGCGCGGAGCCGTTGCGCGACGCGAATGGGGACATCGTGCGCTGGTACGGCGTCAATACCGATATCGAAGAGCACAAGCAGACGCAGCAGGCGCTCGAACGCAGCGAGGCGTTCCTGTCGGACGCGCAGCGCCTGAGCCGCACGGGCAGCATCGCCACGCGCGTGCCAGAGTGCGACATGGGGTGGTCGGACGAGACGTATCGCATCTTCGATGTGCCGCGTCACGTGACGCCCAGCGTCGAGCTGATCGCGGCGCGCACGCATCCCGACGATATCGACATCGTGAAGCGCGCACATGAGCGGGCGTTGCGGGGCGAGTCGCATATCGACAGTGAGTTCCGGCTGCTGCTGACGGATGGCTCGGTCAAGCATGTCCATTACGTCGCGCATCTGTCGGCGCCCGTTTCCGGAAAGGTCGAGTATGTCGGCGCATTGATGGACGTGACGGATCGCGTGACCGCGCAGGAAGCGCTTGATCGCTCCACAGCCGAACTCGCGCATGTCACGCGCGTGACGATGCTGGGCGAGATGGCGGCGTCGATTGCGCACGAGGTCACGCAACCGCTCGCGGCGATCGTGACGGCGGGCGACGCGGCGGCGCGCTGGCTCAACCGGCCGCGCCCCGATCTCGACGAGGTCGGGCTGTCGATCGGCCACATGACGCGCGACGCGAAGCGCGCCACCGATATCATCCGGCAGATACGCGCGATGGCGCAGAAACGCGATCCGAGTCCCATGCCGCTCGATCTGAATGCACTTGCGCGAGAGGCGATCGAACTGCTGCGGCGTGAACTCGAAGCGCACGCAATCGAAGTCGAGACAGGCGATCTGCAACATGTTCTGCGCGTTTCCGTCGACCGCGTGCAGATCCAGCAGGTCGTCATCAATCTGATGATGAACGCGGTGCAAGCGATGTCGGCGGTGAACGACCGCGTGCGCCGGCTGAAGATCGTCACGCACAAGGTCGATGACGGGCATGCGCAACTGAGCGTCGAAGACACCGGTTCGGGCATCAGCGAAGAAAACAGCCACCGTCTGTTCAGCCCGTTCTTCACGACGAGGAAGGAAGGCATGGGGATCGGGCTGTCGATCTGCCGCTCGATCGTCGAAGCGCACGGCGGACGCATCTGGGCCGAATCGCAGGAAGGGGCAGGCACGACGATGCAATTCATCCTGCCGCTGGACGAACCTGCGAAGGTCGAAAGCTGA